In a genomic window of Lycium ferocissimum isolate CSIRO_LF1 chromosome 9, AGI_CSIRO_Lferr_CH_V1, whole genome shotgun sequence:
- the LOC132031463 gene encoding zinc finger CCCH domain-containing protein 37 isoform X2: protein MANQLYGYNPSSTNTGIAARTATRSMDNYHFSTTDNNKTTLQYGSSNYYGSTGYAFSSSPTVLYNQSDSSYTPTPVSRIPGQSLYGPPGVDVAIAAQPQPPAADNSYFSTLKRSSTDALYHQTLLGARNTIGQAEAWFSTNPLAKRPRFESASNLPIYPQRPGEKDCAHYMQTRTCKFGESCKFDHPIWVPEGGIPDWKEVPVTTESPPERPGEPDCPYFMKTQKCKFGNRCKFNHPKDNTAQLSQGATQNSDVSDLPERPSEPSCTFYMKTGTCKFGATCKFHHPRDIQVPSPKQENGSAGKPGSAINEITQDVNLVKPLSVPALLHNSKGLPVRPGEVDCPFYLKTGSCKYGGTCRYNHPERNAAIGPALVASPATHWNIGMVNPAASLLQSLDPRLTQTMLGLLPPVYPQRPGEIECDFYMKTGECKYGERCRFHHPLDRSAPVVSTKDVQQPNVKLTLAGLPRREGAVHCPYYMKTGMCKYGATCKFDHPPPGELLGMATSQGASLSVEGEDNVGVNEQQQ from the exons ATGGCGAATCAACTTTACGGCTATAACCCTAGCAGCACCAACACCGGAATAGCAGCTAGAACAGCAACGAGATCCATGGACAACTATCATTTCTCTACTACTGATAATAATAAGACGACATTACAATACGGTTCTTCCAATTATTACGGTTCTACCGGCTATGCCTTCTCCTCATCCCCGACTGTGCTTTATAATCAAAGTGATAGTAGTTATACGCCTACTCCTGTGAGTAGGATTCCAGGTCAATCCTTGTATGGACCGCCTGGTGTTGATGTTGCAATTGCTGCTCAACCGCAACCACCTGCTGCTGACAACTCTTATTTTTCTACCTTGAAGCGCTCCTCTACTGATG CATTGTATCATCAGACACTTTTGGGTGCACGTAATACAATCGGGCAAGCTGAAGCTTGGTTTTCAACCAATCCTTTAGCCAAGCGCCCTAGATTCGAGAGTGCAAGCAATTTGCCTATATATCCCCAGAGGCCTGGAGAGAAGGACTGTGCCCATTATATGCAAACAAGAACCTgtaaatttggagaaagctgcAAGTTTGACCATCCTATTTGGGTTCCAGAGGGTGGAATCCCAGATTGGAAAGAG GTTCCAGTTACAACTGAATCTCCTCCTGAAAGACCTGGAGAGCCTGATTGTCCA TATTTTATGAAGACTCAAAAATGCAAGTTCGGTAATAGGTGCAAATTTAACCACCCCAAGGATAACACAGCTCAATTG TCTCAGGGTGCTACACAGAATTCTGATGTTTCTGACTTACCTGAGAGACCTTCTGAACCATCATGCACG TTTTACATGAAGACGGGAACATGTAAATTTGGTGCTACCTGCAAGTTTCACCATCCTAGAGATATACAAGTGCCATCTCCCAAGCAAGAAAATGGCTCTGCGGGGAAGCCTGGATCAGCTATTAATGAGATAACTCAGGATGTGAATCTAGTCAAGCCGCTTTCTGTTCCAGCTTTATTGCACAACTCCAAAGGCCTTCCAGTTAGACCG GGTGAAGTTGATTGTCCTTTCTACCTAAAAACTGGCAG CTGCAAGTATGGAGGCACTTGCCGTTACAACCATCCTGAAAGAAATG CTGCTATTGGTCCTGCCCTTGTAGCCTCTCCTGCAACACACTGGAATATTGGAATGGTTAATCCAGCTGCCTCTCTCTTGCAAAGTTTAGATCCAAGACTGACTCAGACAATG CTCGGGTTGCTTCCACCTGTCTATCCACAACGACCTGGTGAAATTGAATGCGAT TTCTATATGAAAACCGGGGAATGCAAGTATGGTGAAAGATGCAGGTTTCATCACCCTCTTGATCGTTCAGCACCCGTAGTGTCAACAAAGGATGTACAGCAGCCAAATGTTAAGCTTACTCTTGCTGGTCTACCAAGGAGGGAG GGTGCTGTACACTGTCCATACTACATGAAGACTGGAATGTGCAAGTATGGGGCGACATGCAAGTTTGATCATCCACCACCTGGAGAGCTCTTGGGTATGGCAACATCCCAGGGGGCGTCGTTGTCTGTTGAGGGAGAAGATAATGTTGGTGTGAATGAACAGCAGCAGTAA
- the LOC132031463 gene encoding zinc finger CCCH domain-containing protein 37 isoform X3, translating into MANQLYGYNPSSTNTGIAARTATRSMDNYHFSTTDNNKTTLQYGSSNYYGSTGYAFSSSPTVLYNQSDSSYTPTPVSRIPGQSLYGPPGVDVAIAAQPQPPAADNSYFSTLKRSSTDALYHQTLLGARNTIGQAEAWFSTNPLAKRPRFESASNLPIYPQRPGEKDCAHYMQTRTCKFGESCKFDHPIWVPEGGIPDWKEVPVTTESPPERPGEPDCPYFMKTQKCKFGNRCKFNHPKDNTAQLGATQNSDVSDLPERPSEPSCTFYMKTGTCKFGATCKFHHPRDIQVPSPKQENGSAGKPGSAINEITQDVNLVKPLSVPALLHNSKGLPVRPGEVDCPFYLKTGSCKYGGTCRYNHPERNAAAIGPALVASPATHWNIGMVNPAASLLQSLDPRLTQTMLGLLPPVYPQRPGEIECDFYMKTGECKYGERCRFHHPLDRSAPVVSTKDVQQPNVKLTLAGLPRREGAVHCPYYMKTGMCKYGATCKFDHPPPGELLGMATSQGASLSVEGEDNVGVNEQQQ; encoded by the exons ATGGCGAATCAACTTTACGGCTATAACCCTAGCAGCACCAACACCGGAATAGCAGCTAGAACAGCAACGAGATCCATGGACAACTATCATTTCTCTACTACTGATAATAATAAGACGACATTACAATACGGTTCTTCCAATTATTACGGTTCTACCGGCTATGCCTTCTCCTCATCCCCGACTGTGCTTTATAATCAAAGTGATAGTAGTTATACGCCTACTCCTGTGAGTAGGATTCCAGGTCAATCCTTGTATGGACCGCCTGGTGTTGATGTTGCAATTGCTGCTCAACCGCAACCACCTGCTGCTGACAACTCTTATTTTTCTACCTTGAAGCGCTCCTCTACTGATG CATTGTATCATCAGACACTTTTGGGTGCACGTAATACAATCGGGCAAGCTGAAGCTTGGTTTTCAACCAATCCTTTAGCCAAGCGCCCTAGATTCGAGAGTGCAAGCAATTTGCCTATATATCCCCAGAGGCCTGGAGAGAAGGACTGTGCCCATTATATGCAAACAAGAACCTgtaaatttggagaaagctgcAAGTTTGACCATCCTATTTGGGTTCCAGAGGGTGGAATCCCAGATTGGAAAGAG GTTCCAGTTACAACTGAATCTCCTCCTGAAAGACCTGGAGAGCCTGATTGTCCA TATTTTATGAAGACTCAAAAATGCAAGTTCGGTAATAGGTGCAAATTTAACCACCCCAAGGATAACACAGCTCAATTG GGTGCTACACAGAATTCTGATGTTTCTGACTTACCTGAGAGACCTTCTGAACCATCATGCACG TTTTACATGAAGACGGGAACATGTAAATTTGGTGCTACCTGCAAGTTTCACCATCCTAGAGATATACAAGTGCCATCTCCCAAGCAAGAAAATGGCTCTGCGGGGAAGCCTGGATCAGCTATTAATGAGATAACTCAGGATGTGAATCTAGTCAAGCCGCTTTCTGTTCCAGCTTTATTGCACAACTCCAAAGGCCTTCCAGTTAGACCG GGTGAAGTTGATTGTCCTTTCTACCTAAAAACTGGCAG CTGCAAGTATGGAGGCACTTGCCGTTACAACCATCCTGAAAGAAATG CAGCTGCTATTGGTCCTGCCCTTGTAGCCTCTCCTGCAACACACTGGAATATTGGAATGGTTAATCCAGCTGCCTCTCTCTTGCAAAGTTTAGATCCAAGACTGACTCAGACAATG CTCGGGTTGCTTCCACCTGTCTATCCACAACGACCTGGTGAAATTGAATGCGAT TTCTATATGAAAACCGGGGAATGCAAGTATGGTGAAAGATGCAGGTTTCATCACCCTCTTGATCGTTCAGCACCCGTAGTGTCAACAAAGGATGTACAGCAGCCAAATGTTAAGCTTACTCTTGCTGGTCTACCAAGGAGGGAG GGTGCTGTACACTGTCCATACTACATGAAGACTGGAATGTGCAAGTATGGGGCGACATGCAAGTTTGATCATCCACCACCTGGAGAGCTCTTGGGTATGGCAACATCCCAGGGGGCGTCGTTGTCTGTTGAGGGAGAAGATAATGTTGGTGTGAATGAACAGCAGCAGTAA
- the LOC132031463 gene encoding zinc finger CCCH domain-containing protein 37 isoform X1 — translation MANQLYGYNPSSTNTGIAARTATRSMDNYHFSTTDNNKTTLQYGSSNYYGSTGYAFSSSPTVLYNQSDSSYTPTPVSRIPGQSLYGPPGVDVAIAAQPQPPAADNSYFSTLKRSSTDALYHQTLLGARNTIGQAEAWFSTNPLAKRPRFESASNLPIYPQRPGEKDCAHYMQTRTCKFGESCKFDHPIWVPEGGIPDWKEVPVTTESPPERPGEPDCPYFMKTQKCKFGNRCKFNHPKDNTAQLSQGATQNSDVSDLPERPSEPSCTFYMKTGTCKFGATCKFHHPRDIQVPSPKQENGSAGKPGSAINEITQDVNLVKPLSVPALLHNSKGLPVRPGEVDCPFYLKTGSCKYGGTCRYNHPERNAAAIGPALVASPATHWNIGMVNPAASLLQSLDPRLTQTMLGLLPPVYPQRPGEIECDFYMKTGECKYGERCRFHHPLDRSAPVVSTKDVQQPNVKLTLAGLPRREGAVHCPYYMKTGMCKYGATCKFDHPPPGELLGMATSQGASLSVEGEDNVGVNEQQQ, via the exons ATGGCGAATCAACTTTACGGCTATAACCCTAGCAGCACCAACACCGGAATAGCAGCTAGAACAGCAACGAGATCCATGGACAACTATCATTTCTCTACTACTGATAATAATAAGACGACATTACAATACGGTTCTTCCAATTATTACGGTTCTACCGGCTATGCCTTCTCCTCATCCCCGACTGTGCTTTATAATCAAAGTGATAGTAGTTATACGCCTACTCCTGTGAGTAGGATTCCAGGTCAATCCTTGTATGGACCGCCTGGTGTTGATGTTGCAATTGCTGCTCAACCGCAACCACCTGCTGCTGACAACTCTTATTTTTCTACCTTGAAGCGCTCCTCTACTGATG CATTGTATCATCAGACACTTTTGGGTGCACGTAATACAATCGGGCAAGCTGAAGCTTGGTTTTCAACCAATCCTTTAGCCAAGCGCCCTAGATTCGAGAGTGCAAGCAATTTGCCTATATATCCCCAGAGGCCTGGAGAGAAGGACTGTGCCCATTATATGCAAACAAGAACCTgtaaatttggagaaagctgcAAGTTTGACCATCCTATTTGGGTTCCAGAGGGTGGAATCCCAGATTGGAAAGAG GTTCCAGTTACAACTGAATCTCCTCCTGAAAGACCTGGAGAGCCTGATTGTCCA TATTTTATGAAGACTCAAAAATGCAAGTTCGGTAATAGGTGCAAATTTAACCACCCCAAGGATAACACAGCTCAATTG TCTCAGGGTGCTACACAGAATTCTGATGTTTCTGACTTACCTGAGAGACCTTCTGAACCATCATGCACG TTTTACATGAAGACGGGAACATGTAAATTTGGTGCTACCTGCAAGTTTCACCATCCTAGAGATATACAAGTGCCATCTCCCAAGCAAGAAAATGGCTCTGCGGGGAAGCCTGGATCAGCTATTAATGAGATAACTCAGGATGTGAATCTAGTCAAGCCGCTTTCTGTTCCAGCTTTATTGCACAACTCCAAAGGCCTTCCAGTTAGACCG GGTGAAGTTGATTGTCCTTTCTACCTAAAAACTGGCAG CTGCAAGTATGGAGGCACTTGCCGTTACAACCATCCTGAAAGAAATG CAGCTGCTATTGGTCCTGCCCTTGTAGCCTCTCCTGCAACACACTGGAATATTGGAATGGTTAATCCAGCTGCCTCTCTCTTGCAAAGTTTAGATCCAAGACTGACTCAGACAATG CTCGGGTTGCTTCCACCTGTCTATCCACAACGACCTGGTGAAATTGAATGCGAT TTCTATATGAAAACCGGGGAATGCAAGTATGGTGAAAGATGCAGGTTTCATCACCCTCTTGATCGTTCAGCACCCGTAGTGTCAACAAAGGATGTACAGCAGCCAAATGTTAAGCTTACTCTTGCTGGTCTACCAAGGAGGGAG GGTGCTGTACACTGTCCATACTACATGAAGACTGGAATGTGCAAGTATGGGGCGACATGCAAGTTTGATCATCCACCACCTGGAGAGCTCTTGGGTATGGCAACATCCCAGGGGGCGTCGTTGTCTGTTGAGGGAGAAGATAATGTTGGTGTGAATGAACAGCAGCAGTAA
- the LOC132031466 gene encoding ABC transporter D family member 2, chloroplastic, translated as MGSQAKLVVESPFSNSIVSTLDSSCLKFSTRRSSLKFHSLTLTTPRRLSLSAAAAATTTPPAPPPIQDEQRKPPDLQTLTRRFWKVAAPYWSSDDKVQARLQLAAVFALTLGTTGISVGFSFLGRDFYNALANKDQEQFTKQLLYYLAGFAGGIPFFVLRDYAKEKLSLRWRSWMTGYYMERYLKNKTFYKLQSQSTIDNPDQRIVDDLSSFTGTALSFSLTLFNAAIDLISFSNILYGIYPPLFGVLLSYSLGGTALSVFLGRGLVSLNFLQEKKEADFRYGLVRVRENAESIAFYGGEENEMQLLLSRFRSAFDNLSQLLISSRNLEFFTNGYRYLIQILPAAVVAPMYFSGKIEFGVINQSASAFNHILGDFSLVVYSFQALSAFSAVIDRLGEFDDVLDSSNKTGHHDSKEEIQLSFCLISSSNGLNSNGSMPLSKCAKLLHVEHLTVQTPSEATLIKDLSFEIFEKDHLLVTGPSGSGKTSLLRAVAGLWSFGNGAITVYVRPRGDLDVPQSPDVISHQETSTNETIGDSTGRRNSEGVIFLPQKPYMVLGSLRQQLLYPTWTEDSDYLSDDVKQSDSLPFLMRAREARCVNEKPKKPTSDDLIQVLNDVSLGHLLSRFDGLDSTHEWSSVLSLGEQQRLAFGRLLLSKPTLALLDEATSALDEANEDRLYQLIQAAGITYISIGHRRTLYKYHKKVLHVSTADMTSTQRNWSFKNVEEDPIYDFSKQ; from the exons ATGGGGAGCCAAGCAAAACTTGTAGTAGAATCTCCTTTCTCCAACAGTATTGTGAGCACTTTGGATAGCAGCTGTTTGAAGTTCAGTACTCGTCGCTCATCTTTAAAGTTTCACTCATTAACCTTAACTACTCCACGACGACTTTCATTatcagcagcagcagcagccaCAACTACTCCGCCAGCCCCACCACCCATTCAG GATGAGCAAAGAAAGCCACCGGATCTTCAAACGCTTACGAGGAGGTTCTGGAAGGTTGCTGCTCCATATTGGTCCTCTGATGATAAAGTCCAGGCTAGACTGCAGTTGGCTGCTGTCTTTGCGCTTACTTTAGGAACCACTGGTATCAGCGTTGGTTTCAGTTTCCTCGGCCGTGACTTTTATAATGCACTTGCCA ACAAAGACCAAGAACAGTTCACCAAACAACTGTTATACTACCTTGCTGGTTTTGCTGGTGGTATCCCG TTTTTCGTGTTGAGGGATTATGCAAAAGAGAAGTTATCTTTAAGGTGGAGATCTTGGATGACAGGCTATTACATGGAACGGTATCTGAAGAATAAGACGTTTTACAAACTTCAGTCTCAGTCTACCATCGATAATCCAGATCAGCGAATTGTTGACGATTTAAGTTCCTTTACAGGAACAGCTCTCTCATTTTCATTGACACTATTCAATGCTGCTATAGACTTAATATCTTTCAGCAATATCTTGTATGGTATCTACCCCCCACTTTTTGGTGTGCTTCTTTCATATTCACTTGGTGGAACAGCTCTGAGCGTCTTCCTTGGAAGG GGATTGGTGAGCCTCAACTTTTtgcaagagaagaaagaagcAGATTTCCGCTATGGTCTTGTGCGCGTTCGAGAAAATGCTGAATCAATTGCATTTTACGGAGGCGAGGAGAATGAGATGCAACTACTGTTAAGTCGTTTCAGAAGCGCTTTTGATAACCTGAGT CAATTGTTGATATCTTCTAGAAATTTGGAGTTCTTCACCAATGGCTACCGCTATCTTATTCAAATTCTTCCTGCCGCAGTTGTTGCACCTATGTACTTCTCTGGAAAAATTGAGTTTGGGGTTATTAATCAATCCGCATCCGCTTTTAATCACATTCTTGGTGATTTCTCCCTCGTTGTATATTCATTTCAGGCATTAAGTGCCTTTTCAGCCGTCATTGACCGACTTG GTGAATTTGACGACGTTTTGGATAGCAGCAATAAAACAGGTCATCATGATTCCAAGGAAGAGATCCAACTTAGTTTTTGCTTAATAAGCTCTTCCAACGGGCTAAACTCAAATGGATCTATGCCTCTTTCCAAGTGTGCAAAATTACTTCATGTTGAACACTTGACCGTACAGACACCAAGTGAAGCAACTCTTATTAAGGACTTGTCTTTTGAGATTTTTGAAAAGGATCACTTGCTG GTTACAGGACCAAGTGGAAGTGGTAAAACTTCATTGCTGAGAGCTGTAGCTGGTCTTTGGAGTTTCGGGAATGGAGCAATTACAGTCTATGTCAGACCTAGAGGAGACCTGGATGTGCCTCAGTCTCCAGATGTGATTTCTCATCAAGAAACTTCAACTAATGAGACCATTGGGGATTCCACAGGACGTAGAAATTCTGAAGGTGTAATTTTTCTTCCTCAAAAACCATATATGGTTTTGGGTTCCCTTCGACAACAGCTGTTGTATCCTACATGGACCGAAGATTCAGATTACTTGTCAGATGACGTTAAACAAAGTG ATTCTTTGCCATTCTTGATGCGTGCACGGGAGGCAAGGTGTGTAAATGAAAAGCCAAAGAAGCCTACATCAGATGATCTAATACAAGTTCTCAATGACGTATCCCTTGGACACTTGTTATCTCGTTTTGACGGCCTAGATTCAACACATGAGTGGTCGAGTGTTCTCTCCCTTGGCGAGCAACAACGCCTTGCTTTTGGCCGCTTGTTGCTTTCAAAACCAACTTTGGCTTTGTTGGATGAGGCTACTAGTGCTCTTGATGAAGCCAATGAG